One part of the Ziziphus jujuba cultivar Dongzao chromosome 2, ASM3175591v1 genome encodes these proteins:
- the LOC132800690 gene encoding receptor-like protein EIX2, producing METITGLPLMLLIFCLSIIGEFLPNTDAEAINCLKSDREALNDFKNGLHDPENWLSSWKASNCCQWRGISCENTTGAVIAVDLHNPHLQDFDSSGRYELGSFSGEIRPSLTKLKSLRHLDLSFNTFDDNPIPEFFGSFKNLQYLNLSNAGFSGSVPPNLGNLSSLQYLDLESLSLLVDNLAWVKGLVSLKHLVMNEVDLSEVGSNWIKSLTKLPFLTELHLCDCSLSGTIPPLIYVNLTSLAVLDLSYNKLNSKIPNWLVNVTSLVAFDITLNNFFGRIPLGFSNLPNLQSLILSSNYNLTASCCQLLRGRWEKIRVLDLGGNKLHGNLPASIGNMTFLTYLNLGSNNVEGEIPSSIGKLCNLMHFLMSGNNLNGTLPEFLEGIKNCLSKRPLASLLNLDLSQNHLVGKLPQWLSQLKTLVGLSLARNELNGTLPESLGQLPDLSYLDVSSNHLMGIVTETHFSKLGKLNLLSLSSNSFTVNISSSWVPPFQLWYLDMHSCHLGPSLPAWLKSQKQVRTLDFSDANISGSIPNWFWKHSSSLSWLNVSYNLLEGRLPSPLNLASNAVVDFSSNLFKGSIPLSAGKIYFLDVSKNKFSGIIPDNISGSLVFLSISGNQINGEIPASIGNNPGLQVIDLSNNNLTGSIPSSFANCFYIKALDLSNNNLSGKIPAIIGYLSLLQTLHLNDNKFSGVIPSSFQNLASLETLDLGNNRLIGRIPPWIGKGFERLRILSLRANAFSGELPPVLSNLSSIQVLDLARNQFHGSIPASFGDFEALKQEQIINHYLLYGMYGTTYYKENFVVTLKDQSQSFSKILSLLVGIDLSGNNLSGDLPREITKLSGLVFLNLSRNHISGHIPESISKLEQLSSLDLSSNKFSGAIPQTLASLSFLGFLNLSNNNFSGRIPYTDHMSTFDAPSFAGNTGLCGIPLDVKCPSDDDDDDDPEKGFTTRKANTSGDSFVDKWFCLSIGLGFAAGILVPYLVITMKRSWSVAYFDAVERVLDRILYLWLKYRTRQQRNRGSNQRR from the coding sequence ATGGAAACAATTACAGGTCTCCCACTAATGTTACTGATTTTCTGCCTTTCAATCATAGGTGAATTTCTTCCCAACACTGATGCTGAGGCGATAAATTGCTTGAAGTCAGACCGAGAAGCTCTAAATGACTTCAAGAACGGTCTTCATGATCCTGAAAACTGGCTTTCTTCATGGAAGGCAAGCAACTGCTGTCAATGGCGGGGAATAAGCTGTGAGAACACTACTGGAGCTGTTATTGCAGTTGATCTTCATAATCCTCATCTGCAAGATTTTGATTCTTCTGGCAGGTATGAACTCGGGAGCTTCAGTGGGGAAATTAGACCTTCATTAACAAAACTGAAGTCCTTAAGGCATTTGGACTTGAGTTTCAACACATTCGATGACAACCCAATTCCTGAATTTTTTGgatcttttaaaaatttgcaaTATCTAAACCTCTCAAATGCTGGGTTTAGTGGTTCAGTTCCTCCAAATTTAGGAAACTTGTCTAGCTTGCAGTATCTTGATCTCGAGTCTTTGAGTTTACTTGTTGATAATCTTGCATGGGTAAAAGGTCTTGTCTCTCTAAAGCATCTTGTGATGAATGAAGTTGATCTTTCAGAGGTAGGATCAAACTGGATAAAGTCCCTGACCAAGCTCCCATTCTTAACTGAGTTGCATCTATGTGATTGTAGTTTATCTGGTACCATTCCACCTCTCATCTATGTAAATTTAACTTCTCTTGCTGTCCTAGATCTCAGTTACAACAAGTTGAATTCAAAAATACCTAATTGGCTTGTCAATGTTACTAGCCTTGTTGCTTTTGATATAACCTTAAATAACTTCTTTGGAAGAATCCCACTCGGTTTTAGCAACCTTCCTAATTTGCAAAGTTTAATTCTTAGTAGTAACTACAATCTTACAGCAAGTTGCTGCCAATTGCTTAGAGGAAGATGGGAGAAGATAAGAGTTCTCGATTTAGGGGGGAATAAACTACATGGGAATCTTCCTGCTTCCATTGGAAACATGACATTTCTCACTTACTTGAATCTTGGTTCCAATAATGTTGAGGGTGAGATTCCAAGCTCTATTGGCAAACTCTGCAACCTGATGCATTTCTTAATGTCGGGTAATAACTTGAATGGAACTTTACCTGAATTCCTTGAAGGAATAAAAAATTGCCTTTCTAAAAGGCCACTGGCTAGTCTGTTAAACTTGGACTTGTCACAAAATCACTTGGTTGGTAAATTACCACAATGGCTTAGTCAGCTCAAGACTCTCGTTGGTCTTAGTCTAGCAAGGAATGAGCTAAACGGAACTTTGCCAGAAAGTTTGGGACAACTTCCTGATTTGTCTTATCTCGATGTTTCTTCTAATCATTTGATGGGTATAGTTACTGAAACACATTTTTCAAAGCTAGGTAAGCTAAACCTTTTGTCCCTATCTTCAAACTCTTTTACCGTGAATATCAGTTCCAGTTGGGTTCCCCCATTCCAACTCTGGTATCTTGATATGCATTCATGCCATTTGGGTCCTTCACTTCCTGCGTGGCTTAAGTCACAAAAGCAAGTCAGAACTTTGGATTTCTCAGATGCTAACATTTCTGGCTCCATACCCAACTGGTTTTGGAAACATTCCTCTAGCCTTTCATGGTTGAATGTTTCTTATAATCTGTTAGAAGGTCGTCTACCAAGTCCACTAAACTTAGCTTCAAATGCAGTGGTTGATTTCAGCTCAAACCTCTTCAAAGGGTCCATTCCTCTTTCAGCCGGCAAAATTTACTTTCTTGATgtctccaaaaataaattttctggtATTATTCCAGATAACATAagtggttccttggttttcctCTCTATTTCTGGAAACCAGATAAATGGAGAAATCCCAGCTTCTATAGGTAACAATCCTGGTCTTCAAGTCATTGATCTTTCTAATAACAACTTAACAGGAAGCATTCCATCAAGCTTTGCCAACTGTTTTTATATTAAAGCACTAGACCTTAGTAACAACAATTTGTCTGGAAAAATCCCTGCCATCATAGGTTACCTAAGTTTGCTTCAAACATTGCACCTAAATGACAATAAGTTCTCCGGAGTGATCCCGTCATCTTTCCAGAACTTAGCAAGTTTGGAGACACTGGATCTTGGAAACAACAGATTAATTGGTAGAATTCCACCATGGATTGGGAAAGGTTTCGAAAGACTGAGAATTCTTAGCTTGAGAGCCAATGCATTTTCAGGAGAACTTCCACCAGTGCTATCAAATTTAAGTTCGATACAAGTTTTGGACCTGGCAAGAAATCAGTTCCATGGCAGCATTCCAGCTAGTTTTGGAGATTTCGAAGCTCTGAAACAGGAGCAAATCATAAACCATTATCTGCTTTATGGGATGTATGGGACTACCTATTATAAAGAAAACTTTGTTGTAACTCTGAAAGACCAGTCTCAGAGTTTCAGCAAGATCCTCTCCCTTTTAGTTGGCATAGATCTCTCAGGAAATAATTTGAGTGGAGATCTTCCAAGAGAGATAACAAAATTGTCAGGTTTGGTGTTTCTGAACTTGTCCAGAAACCATATCAGCGGACACATTCCCGAAAGCATTTCAAAGTTGGAGCAATTGTCATCACTTGATCTCTCTAGTAATAAGTTCTCAGGTGCTATTCCTCAAACTTTGGCATCACTCTCATTTTTGGGGTTCCTTAATCTGTCAAACAATAACTTCTCTGGTAGGATCCCTTATACAGATCACATGTCAACTTTTGATGCACCTTCTTTTGCTGGAAACACTGGCCTTTGTGGCATTCCACTTGATGTAAAATGTCCAagtgatgatgacgatgatgatgatccaGAAAAGGGATTCACTACTCGAAAGGCTAATACAAGTGGTGACAGCTTTGTTGACAAATGGTTTTGCTTGAGCATTGGATTGGGATTTGCAGCAGGAATTCTTGTTCCCTATCTGGTAATCACGATGAAAAGGTCTTGGAGCGTAGCCTACTTCGATGCTGTTGAGAGAGTTTTAGATAGAATACTATATCTGTGGTTGAAATACAGAACCAGACAGCAGAGGAATCGAGGGAGTAACCAAAGAAGATGA